A single window of Sphingobacterium sp. ML3W DNA harbors:
- a CDS encoding mandelate racemase/muconate lactonizing enzyme family protein, whose translation MKITEIEIYRLSIPMEPFVIATGTMDFAQNTFIRIHTDAGIFGVGECSAFPMIVGETQDTCLVIARDFAKIWKGKDPLQISERLAELDLYIAGNTTIKSAFDMALYDIAAKNAGLPLYQFLKGAPREIVTDITIGIGSPEEMAAKAKLLYDAGAVMLKVKLGKEAKTDIARVREIRKAVGFDMPIRIDANQGWSYHDAVEVLQGLEPFKIQFCEQPMRTYLDHMLPQLRTETTVLIMADESVYSHHDAERLCRADACDYLNIKFSKSGGIHEALKIAAVASEFNMPCMIGGMLESRLALSAKVHFAYAVPIVKFYDLDTCMVGHLADPVIGGIQYNGYRISISDNPGIGADMEQEYLNSCESWII comes from the coding sequence ATGAAGATTACTGAAATAGAAATATATCGACTAAGTATTCCAATGGAACCTTTTGTGATTGCAACAGGAACCATGGATTTTGCCCAGAATACTTTTATTCGTATCCATACGGATGCCGGTATTTTTGGCGTTGGGGAATGTTCGGCGTTTCCGATGATTGTTGGCGAAACACAGGATACTTGTCTCGTCATAGCACGTGATTTTGCTAAAATATGGAAGGGAAAAGACCCTTTACAAATCAGTGAACGTCTAGCCGAGTTGGATCTATATATCGCTGGAAACACAACCATAAAGTCTGCATTTGATATGGCTTTATATGATATTGCTGCAAAAAATGCGGGATTACCCTTATATCAATTCTTAAAAGGTGCTCCTCGCGAAATAGTCACCGATATTACTATAGGTATTGGTTCTCCAGAGGAAATGGCAGCTAAGGCCAAGTTGTTGTACGATGCTGGTGCTGTCATGTTGAAAGTAAAATTAGGAAAAGAAGCTAAAACAGATATTGCACGTGTTCGTGAAATTCGAAAAGCTGTTGGATTTGATATGCCTATTCGTATAGATGCCAATCAAGGGTGGTCTTATCATGATGCGGTGGAGGTTTTGCAAGGTTTGGAACCCTTTAAGATTCAATTTTGCGAACAGCCTATGCGCACTTATTTAGATCATATGCTGCCTCAACTTAGAACAGAAACCACGGTGTTGATCATGGCCGATGAGTCTGTTTATTCGCATCACGATGCTGAGCGCCTTTGTCGTGCTGATGCTTGTGATTATTTGAATATCAAATTTTCAAAATCTGGAGGTATTCATGAAGCATTGAAAATTGCTGCAGTGGCATCTGAATTTAATATGCCATGTATGATAGGAGGGATGTTGGAAAGTCGTTTGGCACTATCCGCTAAAGTTCATTTTGCATATGCTGTGCCAATTGTGAAATTTTATGATTTGGATACGTGTATGGTCGGCCATTTGGCAGATCCTGTTATTGGGGGTATTCAGTATAATGGTTATCGGATAAGCATTTCAGATAACCCAGGGATTGGGGCTGATATGGAACAGGAGTATTTGAATTCCTGTGAGTCTTGGATTATTTAG